One genomic window of Polyodon spathula isolate WHYD16114869_AA chromosome 8, ASM1765450v1, whole genome shotgun sequence includes the following:
- the lrrk2 gene encoding leucine-rich repeat serine/threonine-protein kinase 2 isoform X1 → MFGDEDGRYPVHRQVMAAMLLHSSSKGVFQAAANALSTLADQNVKIRALLLSNGIHINIIELMKKHSASPDVAESACRLLYKLFQGSLVSLDVVTMAMAEILSAMKIHNCVPSVQLEALRASLLFLSPGRNQKGQETCTVEDPDAVDLTPKVIKNQCVLEGAHTLVLGTLNKFIGNPAIQEYGLRVLCSLSDCSGALELMSQQGAVDTILHTLQMYPDGKEIHLLSLNLLSCLIPKKKRSAATVTILASILVRALLRFKEVLDVQIMGFHAAFTLLEMSPSVAEELEKESFDKVIFQHMNTCLLEQRSDRLQKLCCMCLSKMAADSDIKHRMLDKACIENDVVMAECLILLGADINKKTKKDSLIYQVCEKGSNPELVELLLNSGTREQDIRKALSISVKKRDSLIISLLLRKLGLDQANNAICLGGFRLGHIEPCWLSPLFSERRTSNFRRPTSKGVSLARMIIRYRMRKIISESQKLNSDESDETDDYGVLSEAPDDGNVFRSEDIESEGSDAILPVKKKSQSDNAAELCRDFSALKQLGGRHPSSEGGSGDSGPNEMHKIRFFKAAASRRTSMESPFLMDRECIKLVDLSGNELENLHAICGKSSISSHVEYVVRLELHQNSLSEFPGILCETMRCLTHLDLHSNRFTSFPSCVLKVNSLSYLNISRNEIGPSLTLDPDVRCPTLKQFILSFNHLSSIPDHLGQIVDKLEEISLEGNKITEIVSPLCLSELRLLDISKNDISIIAENFLSECLKLETFNVSFNKLSYVPYLPSKITTIKLSHNEFTSIPEAILHLPYLRSVDMRNNNITVLPGPSQWESVNLRELIFSDNQISVLNLSGPVYKWARLEKLHLCKNKLKEIPSEIGLLENLTSLDVSKNSELRSFPDEMGKLERIWDLPLDELQLDLDLKHIGSKTKDIIRFLQQRLKKAVPYYRMKLMIVGNTGSGKTTLLQQLMKLKRSRSRAAKTTVGIDVKDWKIQEKGKNNIVLNVWDFSGREEFYCSHPHFMTPRALYLVVYDLSKGATEVNSIKPWLFNIKARASSSPVILVGTHTDVSEEKNLQACKEKIRNELLNHHGFPVIRDYHLVTATEDSDSMGKLRKAIVKEIMNFKIRDQPVMGQLIPDSYLELEKRVLQERKKVSPEFPVICQQRLVEIVQENQLLLDESELPHAVHFLSESGVLLHFEDSALQLRELYFVDPQWLCNMISQILTLKGGGFSKYPKGMVQRSDVEKILFHSKSFPKNYIPQYFKLLEKLQIALPLGEEQLLIPSSLSDHRPVIELPHCENSEIIVRLYEMPYFPMGFWSRLINRLLEVSTFMLSGRERALRPNRMYWRQGIYLNWSPEAYSLVESAVLDNTPESFLKVTVPCSQKGRVLLGQVVDHIDSLLEEWFPGLLATDVCGDGDTLLKKWVLYSFEDGQECQRILLDELLSQTNEECLLVNPEDPRSTIPISQIAPDLILTDLPANLIINCDQLEMDSTPEYLLGEGGFGSVYRAVYKNEDVAVKIFNKHASEIHLHRLLRQELSVLSHLHHPSLISLLAAGTQPRMLVMELALKGSLDTLFENKKGNLNQTLKHRIALHVADGLRYLHSSMIIYRDLKPHNVLIFNLKTNSEIIAKIADYGIAQYCCSMGIKTSEGTPGFRAPEVARGNVIYNQQADIYSFGLLLYDILTCGERILDGMRFPSEFDQLAVQGKLPDPVRHYNCSPWPGVEKLIKVCLRENPEERPTSAQIFDTLNSAELLCLMSKVSLPSLTARCIAASSLTCSRPGVWIGGGSKQAGQISFVDLATGRDEVQDIDNSEVLCLTLVCLPGEKINRVIAGTASGRLIVMSTEETTSRHQLQKLTDSITSLFFHSYPKHSRENNFLLAGTADGMLAIFEHSVIKCDEGKTQKMVHIGNINTPLIGLSESSYTPDKNTTWAACGSNVVSFTNEFDIWKTIDTKPNYQVLQRSCSEANISSLAVDKYIYLTKEDSHIVEVWDKKTEKMFELIDCCRLFKDEAKKRNKKLTTEDLHFARVKALLLQNTALWIGTLGGLIILIDLATHQPIQLINSLSDSIISMTTAQIERASPKNVVLVVAKHGRTRHELARLQHEQESLLYVWNGNISLEVQNLQKHIEMRQETADKMKLCSYD, encoded by the exons TTAAAATAAGAGCACTGCTCCTGTCAAATGGGATACACATTAACATCATAGAGCTGATGAAGAAACACTCAGCCTCTCCTGATGTTGCTGAAAGTGCATGCAGGCTGCTTTACAAACTTTTCCAGGGAAG TTTGGTGAGTCTTGATGTTGTGACAATGGCCATGGCTGAGATCTTGAGTGCTATGAAAATACATAACTGTGTTCCTTCTGTACAACTTGAGGCACTTAGAGCCAGTTTACTGTTTCTCAGTCCTG gCAGGAACCAGAAAGGACAAGAGACTTGTACAGTGGAGGACCCTGATGCAGTAGATTTGACTCcaaaagttattaaaaatcaGTGCGTGTTAGAAGGTGCACACACTCTGGTCCTTGGAACTTTGAACAAG TTTATCGGAAACCCAGCCATTCAAGAATATGGGTTACGTGTACTTTGTTCACTCAGTGACTGTTCAGGTGCATTGGAGCTTATGTCTCAGCAGGGAGCAGTAGATACAATTCTTCACACACTACAAATGTATCCAGATGGAAAAG aAATTCACCTGCTGAGTCTAAATTTACTAAGCTGCCTTATTCCGAAAAAGAAACGGTCTGCAGCAACTGTTACTATTCTGGCATCTATTTTAGTTAGAGCCTTGCTCCGATTCAAAGAGGTTTTGGATGTGCAGATAATG gGATTTCATGCTGCATTTACTTTGCTTGAAATGTCTCCAAGTGTTGCCGAAGAGCTGGAGAAAGAATCATTTGACAAAGTTATTTTTCAACATATGAACACCTGTCTTTTGGAACAGAGAAGTGATAGG cttcAGAAGTTGTGTTGTATGTGCCTTTCAAAAATGGCAGCTGACAGTGATATTAAACACAGGATGCTGGACAAGGCCTGTATAGAAAACGATGTAGTCATGGCTGAATGTTTGATCCTTCTCGGAGCTGATATCAATAAGAAAACAAAGAAGGACTCTTTAATTTATCAA GTGTGCGAGAAAGGCAGTAACCCAGAGTTAGTGGAGTTGCTGTTGAACAGTGGAACACGTGAACAGGACATTCGCAAAGCTCTAAGCATCAGCGTAAAGAAACGGGATAGCCTAATCATTAGTTTACTTCTAAGAAAGCTGGGGCTTGATCAGGCAAATAATGCCATCTGCCTAGGTGGTTTTCGTCTGGGACATATTGAACCCTGCTGGTTGAGTCCTTTGTTTTCTGAACGCAGGACTTCAAATTTCAGAAGGCCGACAA gcaaagGTGTTTCTCTGGCCAGAATGATAATAAGATATCGGATGCGAAAAATCATCTCTGAATCCCAGAAATTAAATTCAGATGAATCGGATGAAACTGATGACTATGGTGTTCTATCTGAGGCTCCTGACGATGGAAATGTTTTCAGGAGTGAAGACATTGAAAGTGAAG GAAGTGATGCTATACTTCCTGTGAAGAAGAAATCTCAATCTGACAATGCTGCTGAATTGTGTAGAGATTTCTCAGCATTGAAGCAACTGGGAGGCAGGCATCCAAGTTCTGAG ggaGGAAGTGGAGATTCAGGTCCAAATGAGATGCATAAGATAAGATTCTTCAAGGCAGCTGCAAGCCGAAGAA CATCGATGGAAAGCCCATTCTTGATGGACAGGGAGTGCATTAAACTGGTAGATCTTTCTGGGAATGAACTGGAGAATCTCCACGCCATCTGTGGGAAGAGCTCAATCAGCAGTCATGTTGAGTATGTAGTAAGACTGGAGCTACACCAGAACAGCCTGTCAGAGTTTCCAGGAATACTGTGTgag ACAATGAGGTGTTTGACACACCTTGACCTGCATAGCAACAGATTCACATCTTTCCCCTCATGTGTGCTGAAAGTAAATTCACTTAGCTACCTGAATATCTCAAGAAATGAAATTGGTCCGTCTTTGACTCTGGATCCCGATGTCAGATGTCCAACAttgaaacagtttattttgtcCTTCAATCACCTATCATCTATCCCAGATCATCTTGGGCAAATTGTGGATAAACTGGAGGAGATCTCACTGGAAGG GAATAAAATTACTGAAATCGTCTCTCCACTCTGCTTGTCTGAGCTAAGGCTCCTGGACATCAGTAAGAATGACATTTCCATAATTGCTGAGAATTTTCTTTCTGAGTGCCTCAAATTGGAGACTTTCAATGTTTCTTTCAACAAATTGA GTTATGTGCCCTATCTGCCATCAAAAATAACTACAATCAAATTATCTCACAATGAATTTACAAGCATCCCAGAAGCTATTCTTCACCTCCCATA TTTGCGCTCAGTGGATATGAGAAACAACAACATCACGGTGCTTCCTGGGCCTTCACAGTGGGAATCTGTTAACTTAAGGGAGCTGATTTTCAGCGACAACCAGATCAGTGTACTGAATCTTAGTGGACCAGTGTACAAATGGGCAAGACTGGAAAAACTGCACCTCTGTAAGAACAAGTTGAAagag ATCCCATCGGAGATTGGGCTGCTGGAAAACCTGACCTCTCTGGATGTCAGCAAAAACTCAGAATTGAGATCCTTCCCTGATGAAATGGGGAAGCTTGAACGGATCTGGGACTTGCCTTTAGATGAGCTGCAATTAGACTTGGATTTGAAACACATTGGCAGCAAAACCAAGGATATCATAAG ATTCCTCCAACAACGTCTAAAGAAGGCGGTCCCATACTATCGGATGAAGCTGATGATAGTGGGGAATACTGGGAGTGGTAAAACTACGTTACTCCAGCAGCTCATGAAATTGAAACGCTCACGGTCTCGAGCTGCAAAGACTACAGTTGGAATAGATGTAAAGGACTGGAAAATTCAGgaaaagggaaaaaataacattgttttaaatgtctgGGACTTTTCAG GCCGGGAAGAGTTTTACTGTTCTCACCCTCACTTCATGACGCCGCGAGCCTTGTATCTTGTTGTTTATGATTTGAGTAAAGGAGCAACTGAAGTCAATTCAATTAAGCCTTGGTTGTTTAACATAAAG GCCAGAGCCTCTTCATCTCCGGTTATACTAGTTGGTACCCATACAGATGTAAGTGAAGAAAAGAACCTTCAGGCATGTAAAGAAAAAATCAGAAATGAGCTTCTGAATCACCACGGCTTCCCTGTTATTCGAGATTATCACCTTGTGACTGCCACAGAGGATTCGGATTCCATGGGAAAACTTCGGAAAGCCATTGTGAAAGAGATCATGAACTTCAAG attCGGGATCAGCCAGTCATGGGTCAGCTGATCCCTGACAGTTACCTGGAACTAGAGAAGAGAGTTCTGCAGGAGCGCAAGAAAGTATCCCCAGAATTTCCTGTCATCTGCCAGCAGCGCTTGGTGGAAATTGTGCAGGAGAACCAACTTCTTTTAGATGAAAGCGAACTTCCCCATGCTGTTCACTTTCTCAGTGAGTCTG GTGTACTGCTACATTTTGAAGATTCTgcacttcagctaagagaacttTACTTTGTGGATCCCCAGTGGCTGTGTAACATGATCTCACAG atattaacaCTAAAAGGAGGCGGTTTTTCCAAATACCCAAAAGGAATGGTTCAGCGTTCAGATGTAGAAAAAATTCTTTTTCACAGCAAAAGCTTCCCAAAGAATTACATACCTCAGTATTTCAAACTCCTTGAAAAGCTTCAGATTGCACTGCCTTTGGGAGAAGAGCAGCTCCTTATTCCTAGCAg TTTGTCAGACCACAGACCCGTGATTGAACTTCCTCACTGTGAAAACTCTGAAATAATTGTGAGGCTTTATGAGATGCCTTACTTTCCCATGGGTTTCTGGTCTCGGCTAATCAACCGACTGCTTGAAGTTTCTACATTCATGCTCTCTGGAAGAG AAAGAGCTCTTCGTCCCAACAGGATGTATTGGAGACAAGGCATCTACCTGAACTGGTCTCCAGAAGCTTACAGCTTAGTAGAGTCGGCCGTTCTGGACAACACACCCGAGAGTTTCCTGAAGGTCACTGTTCCTTGCTCCCAGAAAG GGCGTGTTTTGCTGGGGCAGGTCGTGGATCACATTGACAGTCTTTTGGAGGAATGGTTTCCAGGTCTCCTAGCAACAGATGTATGCGGGGATGGTGACACCCTGCTGAAGAAATGGGTTCTGTACAGCTTCGAGGATGGTCAGGAGTGTCAAAGGATATTGCTGGATGAGCTGCTTAGCCAAACAAATGAAG AATGCCTTTTAGTTAACCCTGAGGATCCAAGGTCTACCATTCCCATATCCCAGATTGCACCAGACCTCATACTTACTGATCTGCCTGCAAACCTCATTATAAACTGCGACCAGCTAGAAATGGACTCAACTCCTGAATATTTACTGG GTGAAGGTGGTTTTGGGTCCGTATATCGTGcagtatataaaaatgaagatgtTGCTGTCAAGATTTTCAACAAGCATGCATCAGAAATACATCTACACAGACTACTGAGACAA GAGCTTTCAGTACTTAGCCACCTGCACCACCCCAGTCTCATCTCCCTGTTGGCAGCAGGAACTCAGCCCCGTATGCTGGTCATGGAACTGGCACTCAAGGGCTCCCTTGACactctttttgaaaacaaaaagggcaACCTCAATCAAACACTTAAACACAGGATAGCTCTGCATGTGGCAGATGGTTTGAG gtaTCTACATTCATCTATGATAATATACCGGGATCTAAAGCCACATAACGtcctcatttttaatttaaagactaACTCGGAGATAATCGCAAAAATAGCTGATTATGGCATAGCCCAGTACTGCTGCAGCATGGGGATCAAGACTTCTGAAGGAACACCTg GATTTCGTGCTCCTGAAGTTGCTCGTGGAAATGTCATTTATAACCAGCAGGCCGATATCTATTCCTTTGGCTTACTCTTGTATGACATCCTGACCTGTGGTGAACGTATTTTGGATGGAATGCGGTTTCCCAGCGAGTTTGATCAGTTAGCAGTTCAGGGAAAATTACCAG ATCCGGTGAGACACTATAACTGTTCTCCATGGCCTGGGGTTGAGAAATTGATAAAAGTTTGTTTGAGAGAGAATCCAGAGGAAAGACCCACATCGGCACAG ATATTTGACACGCTGAACTCTGCAGAGCTCCTCTGTTTAATGAGCAAAGTCTCCCTGCCCAGTTTGACAGCACGATGCATTGCGGCCTCCAGCCTTACATGCAGTAGGCCGGGGGTGTGGATTGGTGGTGGCAGCAAGCAAGCTGGACAGATCTCATTTGTGGATTTAGCTACAGGAAGGGATGAAGTTCAG GATATTGATAATAGTGAGGTTTTATGCCTCACTCTTGTCTGCCTGCCAGGGGAAAAGATAAACAGAGTTATTGCAGGGACAGCGTCTGGGAGACTGATCGTTATGAGCACAGAGGAAACAACATCTAGACACCAGCTGCAAAAACTGACAGACTCTATCACCTCTTTATTCTTTCATTCATATCCAAAACATAG CAGGGAGAATAATTTTCTGTTAGCAGGGACAGCTGATGGAATGCTAGCTATTTTTGAACATTCAGTAATCAAG TGTGACGAAGGAAAGACTCAGAAGATGGTGCATATTGGGAACATCAACACTCCCTTAATTGGTCTGAGTGAGTCTTCATACACCCCAGATAAAAATACAACCTGGGCAGCTTGTGGCTCAAATGTTGTGTCATTTACAAATGAATTTGACATTTGGAAAACCATAGACACCAAGCCAAATTACCA gGTGCTGCAAAGATCTTGCAGTGAAGCAAACATAAGCAGCCTTGCAGTTGATAAATACATCTACTTAACAAAGGAGGACAGTCACATTGTTGAAGTATGGGACAAGAAGACTGAAAAAATGTTTGAGCTCATTGATTGTTGTCGTTTGTTCAA AGATGaagcaaagaaaagaaataagaaaCTGACAACTGAAGATCTTCATTTTGCAAGAGTGAAGGCATTGCTGCTTCAGAATACCGCTCTGTGGATTGGTACATTGGGTGGACTTATAATACTCATAGATCTGGCTACACATCAACCAATCCAACTAATCAACAGCTTAAGTGACTCTATCATAAGTATGACAACAGCACAAATTG aaaggGCAAGTCCAAAAAACGTTGTACTGGTTGTGGCTAAACACGGCAGAACTCGTCATGAACTAGCCAGACTCCAACACG AACAAGAATCCCTTCTGTATGTCTGGAATGGAAATATTTCTCTTGAAGTACAAAACCTACAGAAACATATCGAGATGAGACAAGAAACAGCAGACAAAATGAAACTGTGTTCTTATGACTGA